A window from Fragaria vesca subsp. vesca linkage group LG5, FraVesHawaii_1.0, whole genome shotgun sequence encodes these proteins:
- the LOC101302361 gene encoding phosphoenolpyruvate carboxykinase [ATP]-like codes for MANNGGENGNFSFAQTGRQGLPKIQTRKETTEVCHDDTATPVKAKTMDELHSLQKKRSSQPSTPHTATGQQVSAFNAISEEDRQKQQLQSISASLASLTRETGPKVVRGDPAGKADGRKAVHVEHHLYDSSLFGLSDSALKFTHILYNLSPAELYEQAIKYEKGSFITASGALATLSGAKTGRSPRDKRVVKDEETEYELWWGKGSPNIEMDEHTFLVNRERAVDYLNSLDKVFVNDQFLNWDPEHRIKVRIVSARAYHSLFMHNMCIRPTPEELEDFGTPHFTIYNAGQFPCNRYTHYMTSSTSIDLNLARREMVILGTQYAGEMKKGLFSVMHYLMPKRGILSLHSGCNMGKDGDVALFFGLSGTGKTTLSTDHNRYLIGDDEHCWSNNGVSNIEGGCYAKCIDLSKDKEPDIWNAIKFGTVLENVVFDEHTREVDYSEKSVTENTRAAYPIEYIPNAKIPCVGPHPKNVILLACDAFGVLPPVSKLSLAQTMYHFISGYTALVAGTEDGIKEPQATFSACFGAAFIMMHPTRYAAMLAEKMQKHGATGWLVNTGWSAGRYGTGNRIKLAHTRKIIDAIHSGTLLNANYTKTEVFGLEIPTKIEGVPAEILDPINTWSDKKAYKDSLLKLGGLFKKNFEVFVNHKIGKDNKLTEEILAAGPNF; via the exons ATGGCGAACAACGGAGGTGAAAACGGGAACTTCAGCTTTGCTCAGACCGGCCGCCAGGGTCTTCCGAAGATCCAAACCCGCAAGGAAACGACGGAGGTCTGCCACGATGACACCGCAACTCCTGTTAAGGCCAAGACAATGGACGAGCTCCACTCTCTGCAGAAGAAGAGGTCATCGCAACCCAGCACTCCCCACACCGCTACCGGCCAGCAAGTCTCGGCTTTCAACGCCATTTCCGAGGAGGATCGCCAGAAACAGCAGCTACAGTCCATCAG TGCTTCTTTGGCGTCGCTGACGAGGGAGACGGGGCCGAAGGTGGTGAGAGGTGATCCGGCGGGGAAGGCTGATGGGCGGAAAGCTGTGCATGTTGAGCATCATCTGTATGATAGCTCCCTCTTTGGGCTTAGTGATAGTGCTCTCAAGTTCACCCACATCCTCTACAACCTCTCTCCTGCTG AACTGTATGAGCAAGCTATCAAGTACGAGAAAGGTTCATTTATAACAGCATCCGGTGCCTTGGCCACACTGTCCGGAGCAAAGACAGGCCGTTCGCCAAGAGACAAACGCGTCGTGAAAGATGAAGAGACTGAATATGAGCTTTGGTGGGGGAA GGGCTCACCCAACATTGAGATGGATGAACACACTTTCTTAGTGAACAGAGAAAGAGCTGTGGATTACTTGAATTCTTTAGACAAG GTATTTGTGAATGATCAATTTCTGAATTGGGACCCAGAACATCGAATCAAAGTTCGAATTGTATCTGCAAGAGCTTATCACTCCCTCTTTATGCATAACAT GTGCATCCGACCCACTCCTGAAGAGCTGGAGGATTTTGGTACTCCACACTTCACAATATACAATGCTGGGCAGTTCCCATGTAACCGTTACACTCACTACATGACTTCCTCAACCAGCATAGACCTCAATCTTGCCAGAAGGGAAATGGTCATCCTTGGTACTCAGTATGCCGGTGAAATGAAGAAAGGCCTGTTTAGTGTAATGCACTATCTCATGCCTAAGCGTGGAATCCTCTCCTTACATTCTGGCTGCAATATGGGGAAAGATGGTGATGTAGCCCTTTTCTTTGGCTTATCAG GAACTGGAAAGACAACTCTTTCTACAGATCATAATAGGTATCTAATCGGAGATGATGAACACTGCTGGAGTAACAATGGTGTGTCAAACATTGAAGGTGGTTGCTATGCTAAGTGCATTGATTTGTCAAAAGACAAGGAACCAGATATTTGGAATGCTATCAAATTTGGGACAG TTTTGGAGAATGTTGTGTTTGATGAACATACTCGAGAAGTGGATTATTCAGAGAAATCTGTTACAG AGAACACCAGGGCAGCATATCCTATAGAGTACATACCAAATGCTAAAATACCATGTGTTGGTCCTCATCCGAAAAATGTCATTCTCCTGGCCTGTGATGCATTTGGTGTGCTCCCACCTGTGAGCAAGTTGAGTTTGGCCCAAACAATGTACCATTTTATCAGCGGCTACACTGCTTTG GTTGCTGGAACTGAGGATGGTATCAAGGAACCACAAGCTACATTCTCAGCATGCTTTGGTGCAGCATTTATAATGATGCATCCAACAAGGTATGCAGCAATGTTGGCTGAAAAGATGCAAAAGCATGGGGCTACAGGATGGCTTGTGAATACAGGCTGGTCAGCAGGAAG GTATGGAACAGGTAACCGCATCAAATTAGCTCATACCAGGAAGATCATTGATGCTATCCACTCGGGGACCCTTTTGAATGCAAACTACACCAAGACTGAAGTATTTGGACTCGAGATCCCTACTAAGATTGAGGGTGTACCTGCAGAAATTCTGGATCCAATAAACACT TGGTCAGACAAGAAAGCCTACAAAGACTCACTACTGAAGTTGGGTGGTCTTTTCAAGAAGAATTTTGAGGTATTCGTGAATCACAAGATTGGGAAAGATAACAAGCTCACAGAGGAAATCCTTGCTGCGGGTCCAAATTTTTGA